Proteins from one Chroicocephalus ridibundus chromosome 16, bChrRid1.1, whole genome shotgun sequence genomic window:
- the LOC134524240 gene encoding lysophosphatidic acid receptor 6-like has protein sequence MAGISWSDGGSNETVANASSEFSLEADFQYSLFTVIYSIVFVLGLGENVLALYLLSCRVTHTSQSYVYLINLALVDTLFVCVLPFKIHYHLNRNNWIFGDMACRVTGTLYYINIYLSIAFFTCICVDRYIAVLHPFAYIQIKVIHYVMVVTVLWVVALSVMVPLILGGPLHNSGARNTIACFENFTTSSWTYRMAPYNILALVFGFVIPFSIILISYPLIVKRISQIKHSIRKRKALTTIYIILLICTLCFLPYHLTHLLHFLMRIQVIQNESFTNLIYKMRRVTLALVSFNCCLNPLLYYFTSSSKRWRCNFKLRFRSKIVYTICDQKFGESSYVYKVQEGHGNKTRRDGIN, from the coding sequence ATGGCAGGTATTTCCTGGAGTGACGGAGGCTCCAATGAGACAGTTGCCAATGCCAGTTCAGAATTCAGCTTGGAAGCAGACTTCCAGTATTCCTTGTTTACTGTCATCTACAGCATTGTCTTTGTGCTGGGACTGGGAGAAAACGTCTTGGCTCTGTACCTGCTGTCCTGCAGAGTGACGCACACCTCTCAGTCCTACGTGTACCTGATTAATCTGGCTCTGGTAGACaccttgtttgtttgtgtgttgccATTCAAAATTCATTATCACCTGAATCGGAACAATTGGATCTTTGGTGACATGGCTTGTAGGGTAACTGGGACTCTGTACTACATCAACATTTATCTAAGCATTGCCTTTTTCACCTGCATTTGTGTGGATCGCTACATCGCGGTGTTGCACCCCTTCGCATACATCCAGATCAAAGTCATCCATTACGTGATGGTGGTCACGGTCCTTTGGGTGGTCGCCCTAAGTGTCATGGTTCCACTTATCCTTGGAGGTCCCCTCCACAACAGTGGCGCGAGGAACACAATAGCGTGTTTTGAGAACTTTACTACGAGTAGCTGGACTTATCGCATGGCACCGTACAACATCCTGGCCTTAGTTTTTGGGTTTGTGATCCCATTTTCCATCATTCTGATCAGCTACCCTCTCATTGTGAAGCGGATCTCCCAGATCAAGCACAGCATTCGCAAGAGGAAGGCCCTGACCACTATCTACATCATCTTGCTCATTTGTACTTTGTGCTTTCTCCCCTATCACCTCACCCACTTGCTCCACTTTTTAATGAGAATCCAGGTCATCCAGAATGAGTCATTCACCAACCTCATCTACAAAATGCGAAGGGTCACCTTAGCCCTGGTGAGCTTCAACTGTTGCCTTAACCCTCTCTTGTACTACTTCACCTCCTCCAGCAAGCGATGGCGCTGCAACTTCAAGCTCAGATTCAGGTCTAAAATTGTGTACACAATCTGCGACCAGAAATTCGGGGAGTCCTCCTACGTTTATAAAGTACAAGAGGGACACGGAAATAAAACCCGCAGAGATGGGATCAACTGA